The endosymbiont of Bathymodiolus septemdierum str. Myojin knoll sequence AACAGGTGTAAAAAAGAAACCTGCCTATTACAAACAAAATCAGCCTAAGCAGTCAGGCTTTGTTGAGGCGACAGCGCAGAAGATTACCTACTTCATTGATAAACAATTAGTGCGTCTTGAAGGCAACGCCCATCTGACCCAAGATTCTAATTCTTTTAGTGGCGGGCTTTTAAATTACGACATTAAAAAGAATAAAATTATTGCCAAAAAATCTAAAGACGGCATGCAGCGTGTTAAATTTAAAATAAAATTATAGGAGACCTTGTGTAATATCTCTTAGGGGGTATAAAAAGAATGCGTTATTCAAACACTATTTGGTATAATTTCTTCTTTTAAAATCAATATAGGATGAGACATGTCAAAATTAGTCCCACCACATGGTAGCGATACAATTAATGCGTTAGCATTATCAGGCGATGCTTTAACAGCGGAATTATCAAGAGCAGAATCATTGGCAAAAATCGAATGTTCTTCAAGAGAAGAAGGTGATATTGTTATGTTGGGTATTGGCGGTTTTAACCCATTAGACGGTTTTATGGGTGAAGCAGACTGGAAAGGCGTTTGTGATAACATGACAATGACTAATGGCTTGTTTTGGCCGATCCCTGTTACTTTATCGACTAACGATGAAGCTGTAAAAGCAGGCGATGAAATTGCAATCACATCCAGTAAAACGGGTGAGGTTTTAGCAACGATGAAGGTCACTGAAAAATATACAATCGACAAAGACCACGAATGTGAAACAGTTTTTAAGACTACTGAAGATGCACATCCAGGTGTTGTTATGGTTCAAGCGCAGGGTAAATATAATCTTGCAGGACCTATTAAAGTTTTATCTGATGGCGGCTTTCCTGCGAAGTTTGGTAACTTATATATGACACCCGCTGAAACGCGTAAATATTTTGACGATAAGGGTTGGAAGACAGTTGCTGCGTTTCAAACGCGAAACCCTATGCATCGTTCACACGAATACTTAGCAAAAATTGCGGTAGAAATTTGTGATGGCGTGATGATTCACTCGGTATTGGGTGGACTTAAAGCAGGTGATATTCCTGCCGATGTGCGTTCAGAAGCGATTTCAACTTTAATTGAAAATTATTTCGTTGACAACACAATCTTGCAATCGGGTTATCCGTTGGATATGCGTTATGCAGGTCCTCGTGAGGCATTGTTGCACGCATTATTTAGACAAAACTATGGCTGTTCGCATCTAATCGTTGGTCGTGACCACGCTGGTGTTGATGACTATTACGGTCCATTTGATGCGCATAACATCTTTGACGAAATCGCTGACGATGCACTCATAACACAGCCATTGAAAATTGACTGGACTTTCTGGTGTCATGAATGTGGCGGTATGTCTTCAATGAAGACTTGCCCGCACGAAGCCAAAGACCGCGTACTATTGTCAGGTACCAAAGTGCGTAAGATGCTTTCAGAAGGTGAGGATTTGCCAGAAGAGTTCTCACGCCCCGAAGTAGCTAAAGTTTTACAGGCTTATTATGCGAGCATTAAGGACGAAGACAAAGTAGAAATTAAGTTGAGTGGCCACTCAGCTAAGTAAAAGTAGAAAATATTTAAACAGAA is a genomic window containing:
- the sat gene encoding sulfate adenylyltransferase, which encodes MSKLVPPHGSDTINALALSGDALTAELSRAESLAKIECSSREEGDIVMLGIGGFNPLDGFMGEADWKGVCDNMTMTNGLFWPIPVTLSTNDEAVKAGDEIAITSSKTGEVLATMKVTEKYTIDKDHECETVFKTTEDAHPGVVMVQAQGKYNLAGPIKVLSDGGFPAKFGNLYMTPAETRKYFDDKGWKTVAAFQTRNPMHRSHEYLAKIAVEICDGVMIHSVLGGLKAGDIPADVRSEAISTLIENYFVDNTILQSGYPLDMRYAGPREALLHALFRQNYGCSHLIVGRDHAGVDDYYGPFDAHNIFDEIADDALITQPLKIDWTFWCHECGGMSSMKTCPHEAKDRVLLSGTKVRKMLSEGEDLPEEFSRPEVAKVLQAYYASIKDEDKVEIKLSGHSAK
- the lptA gene encoding lipopolysaccharide transport periplasmic protein LptA — translated: MSRIFLILLLLPLGVQAIFDSKSEIVVQAHTVVVDGRSELSTYTGDAKITQGDLLIMAQKIQVFNKEQVVSKIIATGVKKKPAYYKQNQPKQSGFVEATAQKITYFIDKQLVRLEGNAHLTQDSNSFSGGLLNYDIKKNKIIAKKSKDGMQRVKFKIKL